GGGCGCGCAACGCTGGCTTGATTTAGGATTATTTCGTTTCCAACCCTCAGAAATAATGAAGCTTGCTATCCCTATGATGACTGCCTGGTACTTTGACCGTAAATCACAACCTATTGATTTAAAATCGTTAGTTATCGCAGGTGTCATTATCTTTTTTCCGGCTTTGCTGATTGCCAAACAGCCGGATTTAGGCACAGCCATTATGGTGGTTGCAGCAGGATTAAGTGTCGTATTTCTCGCAGGAATCAGCATGAAAATTTTATTGGTTCTTGCAGCAATGATAGGAGGTGCTGCTCCTTTATTATGGCATTTCATGCATGATTATCAAAAACAACGAATTTTTACCCTGCTCAATCCTGAACAAGACCCATTAGGCTCGGGCTATCATATTATCCAATCCAAGATTGCTATTGGATCAGGAGGAGCGTTTGGAAAAGGATGGCTTGAAGGTAGCCAATCGCATTTGAATTTCCTGCCGGAACATGCTACTGATTTTATTTTTGCAGTAAGTGGTGAAGAGTTTGGTTTTGTAGGAAGTAGCATTTTAATTGTCTTAATCGTTTTAATTTCTTTGCGAGGTCTTTATATCGCAAGAAATGCGCAAACAAGCTTTACTCGTTTACTAGCTGCCAGCTTATCAATGACCTTCTTCCTTTCCGCCTTTGTAAACATTGGAATGGTGATGGGGATTTTACCTGTTGTTGGCATTCCTCTGCCTCTGGTCAGCTATGGTGGTACAGCAATGGTTACATTTTTGACCAGTTTTGGTATTCTGATGTCAATAAGTTCCCATCGAATTTTGTTTAATAGCATGTAGATTCGAATAATTTTTCCTTAATAAAAATTAATTATAATTTTTTAAAATTTTTATTTGGGATTTATTTATGACAATAAAAGCAACGTTCTTCGGCCCGAAAAGCTCTGGCAAAACTAAGTTGATACGGTTTTTAAGTTTTAGCGAGCCCTTAAATCATAAATATCTTCCCACTATCGGTTATGACTTTTACACCCTGACAAACCAAACAGGCCATAATATTCAGATATGGGAAGGAAGTTTGGCAAGACGAATTAATTTTATTCAGCGAGAAGCAGGTAAAGATATTATTGATTTGGAAGAACTGAACGATATTATTGCCCAAAAGAGCAATCAATCAGTTCATAATTCTCAACCAGCTTGATATCTTTAGCAGCCAACCTGCCCCGGCTTGTCCGAGGCATCCAAACATTATCGAATCGAGTGTAATTTTCTCATTTCATTTCAACGTGTTTGTCTGTAGTTTCCTTTAATTATTCTTATTCTGCTGCTAGCCGCTCAGTTATTGGGGCAGAACTTTTGCTATGAATTGCCCAAAACCTAAATCAAGCAATACATTCTGCCTTTCTATAAACCATCAACTGCTGATAGTGTATGTAAAAGACCATGCGATGCACGTACTAGAAATTCATAACCATTTTGTGTTGAGAGCTTTGTTAATGGTAGAGGAAGAGGAATTTGAATATTTTTCAAATTTACAACTGTCATTGCTCTAGAATAATGATGGTAATTTGCGTAATTGATTACGTCATTGACGTGAGGAAGATAGAGTCATGTATTTCTCTTTGAGAGTTTTCTGAGAAGTTATTTTGCAATTAATTTGCCCACACTGCCCATTTAAAGAACCAATATTGAATTACCTTACCAACTCTATTAGATAAATTTCATTTACTTTAAATGATTTCTTTAACTTCTATCATGGCTAGAAGCTCTGTCACCGGGGAAAAATTTTTACGATGAATTGCACAAGGCCCCAATTGAAGCAATGCATTTCTATGCATTTCTGTAGCATATCCTTTGTGGGAAGCAAAGCCATAGCCTGGATAGAGTATATCCATGTCTTCCATTTCCTGATCACGTAATACTTTGGCTAAAATAGACGCGGCACCAATTGCTGGAATTAAGCCATCTCCATCTACAATAGCTTTACAGGGAATCGGTACTTGCGGGACAAATAAACCATCAACCCAAATTTCTTGAGGCTGTATAGGTAGCGCCTCAATAGCGCGCTTCATTGCTAACAAGGTGGCATGATGGATATTCAATTTTTCAATTTCATCAACTTCCGCTCTGCCATACGCAAAACAAAACGCTTCTTCTTTAATTTTGGCAGCCAGTTTTTGTCGTTTCAAAGGAGTAAGCTTTTTAGAATCAGTAACGCCTTCAATTGGATGGCGCAAAATAACTGCGGCAGTAACCACAGGCCCCGCTAAAGGACCACGCCCTACTTCATCGACGCCAGCTATATACATCTCCACAACGTAAGCTCCTACCTTCGTAAAAGAGCGATAATACCTATTTCAATGTGATTTCGCATCTAAAAAAATAGATGGCAGGAATAATGACACCCATAGAATAATTATTGACCTAACTTGGATGCTTTTCATTCTGATCACGATCTTTGCGTGTCACGCAACTCTGTACTATTGAATTAATTGATTTATTACGTTGGAAATGCGATCATTCGCACAAATTATTATCAATGTTGTGCTTATGAATAAGGTTAGATGTGCAGTTATTGGGGTAGGTTATTTAGGTCGCTTTCATGCGCAAAAATATCAAATGTTACCCAATGTGGATTTAGTTGCCATTTGTGATGTTAATAAAGAAGCCTGTGAGAAAGTTTCGCATGAATTAAATGTTCCCGCGTTTCTCGACTATCGCGATCTCTTTGGTAAGGTGGATGCAGTAAGTATTGCAGCGACTACCAATAAGCATTATGACATTGCTAAAGAGCTTCTGACTCAAGGTATTCATGTTTTAATTGAAAAGCCCATCACGGAAACTGTTGCGCAGGCTAATGAATTAATCGCTTTAGCAAAAAAGCATCAGGCTAAGTTACAAGTTGGACACCTGGAGCGCTTCAATGCAGCACGTCTAGCATTGGATGATCATCTCGAACATCCCTTGTTTATTGAATCTCAACGGCTTGCCCCTTTTAATCCTCGTGGGACTGATGTCAATGTAATCCTCGATTTGATGATTCACGACATCGATTTGATTCAGGCCATTGTGAAAAGCCCTATTATCCATATTGATGCCCAAGGCGCCCCTATATTATCAAAATCAATTGATATCGCTAATGCCAGACTTACATTTGAAAATCACTGTGTTGCTAATGTCACAGCAAGTCGGATTAGTTTTAAGACGGAACGATCCATGAGAATTTTTCAACCCAATTCTTATATTTCAATTGATTACCACAATAAACAATTTGCTGTGTTTCAAAAAGGTGACGGTGAAATGTTCCCTGGGATTCCAGAAATTACAAGGCATCAGTCTGTATTTGAGAAAGGAGATGCATTGATGGAGGAAATCAAAGCATTTCTATTATGCATTGAAAACGATACAACGCCACTAGTTACAGGCGAAGAAGGGCGCGATGCCCTGGAAGTTGCTGCAAAAATTACAGCACTAATTGACAAAAATTTAAGTCTTAGAAATGCCTTCATCTAAACGGATTGTTATCATTGCCGGTGAAGAATCTGGTGATATGCATGCTGCGAATCTGGTCCATCAGCTTAAAGCATGGCAACCAGATCTACAAATTAGTGGTATCGGTGGTCGCCATATGCAGGAAGCAGGTGTTCGTTTAATCAGTGACCTGGCTCGATTTGGCGTAACGGGTTTATCTGAAGTTATTCGTCATTTAAAAGTTATCAAAAAGGCATTTAATGCCATCAAACTGCATCTTAAAACCACCAAGCCTGATTTGTTAATTTTAGTGGACTATCCGGGCTTTAATTTGCGTTTGGCGAAATTTGCCAAACAAGAATTAGGTATACGAATTTTGTACTATATTAGTCCCCAGATCTGGGCCTGGAAAGCAAATCGCATTGAAACTATTCGCGCAAACATTGACAGAATGGCAGTCATTCTACCTTTTGAAAAAGAAATTTATCAAAAAGCAGATGTTCCTGTTTCTTTTGTAGGTCATCCTTTAGTTGACAAAATTCAATGTTGTGACAATCAGGAAAACGCCCGTATTCATTTAAATTTACCCACAAATAAGCGCATTATTGCTATGCTGCCGGGTAGTCGAAGAAATGAAATAGAAAAACATATGCCAATATTAGTACAAACTGCAGAAATGCTTAGCCAACAAAATACTGATCTGCATTTTGTCATTCCTATTGCTCAAAGTTTAAAGCCAGAACTTATACAATCTTATTTCGCGAAAAGCCAAGTAACTATTTCTTTTATCAAGGGTAGAGCGACGGAGGTAGCCGCCTGTAGTGATTGCGTTGTTGTGGCATCTGGTACAGCGTCTTTAGAGTGTGCATTGCTTGAAAAACCTATGTGCATTATTTATAAAAGCTCTTTAATCAGCTACATTGCAGCAATGCAGGTTATAAAAGTTAAATACCTAGGTCTTTGCAATTTGTTAAAAAACGAAATGGTGGTCCCCGAACTATTACAATACGATTGTAATGCCAAGGAATTAAGTCGAATAGTTACTGAATTACTTACTGACAATGATGTCATTCAGCGGATGTCTAGACGTCTTAAACAGCTGAAACTTTCTCTTTCTCATCAAGAGGCTGATTGCAGCTTAACTGATTTAGTTAAACAAGAATTAGCTATTGTGTCTTAGCGTAAACTCATCGTAATCTTATTTGATAAATGCGCCCTTTTTTTTGTAACTTCTAGATTATCAATTAACCTTCATGTACAATAAATTTAGCTTTCATATGATAATGAAAGTATTTGGATAGAATGATTTAACCAGAATAAGGAAGTTATGATGAATGTCATTGAAACACAAGCCTCTTCTCAAAGCGTGAAACAAGATCAAGGTCTCCAAGATCTAGTTTATAGCTTAGTAACCCGTTTTCTTGCTGAGAATAAAAATAAACCTATTGATGATCTCTATGACATGATTCTTTCAGAAGTTGAGCCACCTCTTTTACAAGCTGTTATGGAAAAACGACGTGGAAACCAACTGCAAGCAGCAAGAATGCTTGGAATCAGCCGCGGCACTATCAGGAAAAAATTACAACGTTACTTTGGTACAAAGTATTTCCGTTTAACGGACGAGTAATTATAAAATCTATATTTGATTCATTTCTGTTAAAAAAAGAAACTATGCAAATCTTATTTGCTTGGTAACGCGGTTAGCGTTTCAAAGCAAAGGATATTATTAGTGAAAGCGGCTTACATTATTGGGGTAAAATTAACTTCGGGATTGTTCCGCTTTCACATGATTTTTCACACACATCTCAGCCTACTTATAACTCCACCCTATTTTCTTACCAGGTAATAAGTATTCAGAATGTCATGCTCTAAATAATGTTTTTTTACATTTAGAAAACCTGCTTCCATCAACATTTGTTCGGCTAACTCTTCACCCCAAGCGGCTCCTAACCCAGCCCCATCTTGGGAGAGGGAAACAGTCATGCAATGCA
The nucleotide sequence above comes from Legionella hackeliae. Encoded proteins:
- the rodA gene encoding rod shape-determining protein RodA — its product is MKAHHVRPVYRFTTKSIHTDFPMLGLLLILIAFGMLVLYSASNQNISMVFRQSMRLTFAMGIMMVFAVIPPHKYKVWTPWIYGIGLSLLIAVMLMGKIGKGAQRWLDLGLFRFQPSEIMKLAIPMMTAWYFDRKSQPIDLKSLVIAGVIIFFPALLIAKQPDLGTAIMVVAAGLSVVFLAGISMKILLVLAAMIGGAAPLLWHFMHDYQKQRIFTLLNPEQDPLGSGYHIIQSKIAIGSGGAFGKGWLEGSQSHLNFLPEHATDFIFAVSGEEFGFVGSSILIVLIVLISLRGLYIARNAQTSFTRLLAASLSMTFFLSAFVNIGMVMGILPVVGIPLPLVSYGGTAMVTFLTSFGILMSISSHRILFNSM
- a CDS encoding P-loop NTPase family protein — protein: MTIKATFFGPKSSGKTKLIRFLSFSEPLNHKYLPTIGYDFYTLTNQTGHNIQIWEGSLARRINFIQREAGKDIIDLEELNDIIAQKSNQSVHNSQPA
- the rnhB gene encoding ribonuclease HII; this translates as MYIAGVDEVGRGPLAGPVVTAAVILRHPIEGVTDSKKLTPLKRQKLAAKIKEEAFCFAYGRAEVDEIEKLNIHHATLLAMKRAIEALPIQPQEIWVDGLFVPQVPIPCKAIVDGDGLIPAIGAASILAKVLRDQEMEDMDILYPGYGFASHKGYATEMHRNALLQLGPCAIHRKNFSPVTELLAMIEVKEII
- a CDS encoding Gfo/Idh/MocA family protein; its protein translation is MNKVRCAVIGVGYLGRFHAQKYQMLPNVDLVAICDVNKEACEKVSHELNVPAFLDYRDLFGKVDAVSIAATTNKHYDIAKELLTQGIHVLIEKPITETVAQANELIALAKKHQAKLQVGHLERFNAARLALDDHLEHPLFIESQRLAPFNPRGTDVNVILDLMIHDIDLIQAIVKSPIIHIDAQGAPILSKSIDIANARLTFENHCVANVTASRISFKTERSMRIFQPNSYISIDYHNKQFAVFQKGDGEMFPGIPEITRHQSVFEKGDALMEEIKAFLLCIENDTTPLVTGEEGRDALEVAAKITALIDKNLSLRNAFI
- the lpxB gene encoding lipid-A-disaccharide synthase, yielding MPSSKRIVIIAGEESGDMHAANLVHQLKAWQPDLQISGIGGRHMQEAGVRLISDLARFGVTGLSEVIRHLKVIKKAFNAIKLHLKTTKPDLLILVDYPGFNLRLAKFAKQELGIRILYYISPQIWAWKANRIETIRANIDRMAVILPFEKEIYQKADVPVSFVGHPLVDKIQCCDNQENARIHLNLPTNKRIIAMLPGSRRNEIEKHMPILVQTAEMLSQQNTDLHFVIPIAQSLKPELIQSYFAKSQVTISFIKGRATEVAACSDCVVVASGTASLECALLEKPMCIIYKSSLISYIAAMQVIKVKYLGLCNLLKNEMVVPELLQYDCNAKELSRIVTELLTDNDVIQRMSRRLKQLKLSLSHQEADCSLTDLVKQELAIVS
- a CDS encoding helix-turn-helix domain-containing protein; amino-acid sequence: MNVIETQASSQSVKQDQGLQDLVYSLVTRFLAENKNKPIDDLYDMILSEVEPPLLQAVMEKRRGNQLQAARMLGISRGTIRKKLQRYFGTKYFRLTDE